In Leptospira perdikensis, a single genomic region encodes these proteins:
- the folK gene encoding 2-amino-4-hydroxy-6-hydroxymethyldihydropteridine diphosphokinase, with the protein MKYSNIAFLSLGSNIGDRHHFMDQAIWEISTLPEVQILKQSERLETAPLENTNQPYFLNQILKVMVSSALTLPCLLDSLQEIEDKLGRKRRSWKGPREIDIDILTYEAVVMKTDFLHLPHHSLYSRPFIKQLLTDMGEIGVYALFLELNHEKHYSTV; encoded by the coding sequence ATGAAGTATTCCAATATTGCCTTTTTGTCTCTGGGTTCTAACATCGGTGACAGACATCATTTTATGGACCAGGCAATTTGGGAAATTTCTACCTTACCTGAGGTACAAATTTTAAAACAATCGGAAAGATTAGAAACAGCCCCACTCGAAAATACAAACCAACCATATTTCTTAAATCAAATCTTAAAAGTTATGGTATCCTCTGCACTCACACTTCCTTGTTTATTAGATTCCTTACAAGAAATCGAAGACAAACTCGGTCGCAAACGTAGGTCTTGGAAGGGTCCTCGCGAAATTGATATCGATATTCTTACGTACGAAGCCGTAGTGATGAAAACGGACTTTTTGCATTTACCACACCATTCACTTTATTCTAGACCTTTCATTAAACAATTGTTAACCGATATGGGGGAAATTGGAGTGTATGCACTCTTTTTGGAACTAAACCATGAAAAACATTATTCTACAGTATAA
- the panB gene encoding 3-methyl-2-oxobutanoate hydroxymethyltransferase: MKNIILQYKKKYDAGEPISVITCYDYTFATLFNRTEIDCLLVGDSLGMVIQGNHSTLPVTLDEIIYHTKAVCKGAPDKTIVADLPFLSYQTSIEEGIRSAGRVLKETNASCVKLEGDSEFIIELTRRMTESGIPVFAHLGLTPQSVHTLGGHRVQGKTEAARSKMVRKARELTDAGAFALLLEMVPESLGKEITESIRIPTIGIGAGKYTSGQVLVMQDLLGLNEDFHPKFLKKFGNLSGPVKDAVNAYHREVSKREYPSEAHAFSDT, encoded by the coding sequence ATGAAAAACATTATTCTACAGTATAAAAAAAAATACGATGCCGGAGAACCCATCTCTGTAATCACTTGTTACGATTATACCTTTGCCACTCTCTTTAATCGAACGGAAATCGATTGTTTACTTGTAGGTGATTCTCTCGGGATGGTCATCCAAGGAAACCATTCCACACTTCCCGTAACTTTGGATGAAATCATTTATCATACAAAAGCGGTTTGTAAAGGGGCTCCTGACAAAACGATTGTCGCCGATTTACCATTTTTATCTTACCAAACATCCATTGAAGAAGGGATTCGTTCTGCGGGCCGAGTCCTCAAAGAAACCAACGCTTCTTGTGTCAAACTAGAAGGGGATTCTGAATTTATCATCGAACTCACACGACGGATGACGGAATCAGGGATCCCTGTATTTGCCCATTTGGGACTTACACCTCAATCGGTTCACACTCTGGGGGGACATCGTGTCCAAGGAAAAACGGAAGCCGCTCGCTCCAAAATGGTTCGAAAAGCCAGAGAACTAACTGATGCAGGCGCCTTTGCATTATTACTTGAAATGGTTCCTGAATCCTTAGGAAAAGAAATCACAGAATCCATTCGGATTCCAACGATTGGGATTGGTGCCGGTAAATATACATCCGGCCAGGTACTTGTGATGCAAGACCTATTGGGCCTCAATGAAGACTTCCATCCTAAGTTTCTAAAGAAGTTTGGGAATTTGAGTGGGCCAGTGAAGGATGCAGTGAATGCTTATCATCGCGAAGTATCGAAACGTGAGTATCCATCGGAAGCCCACGCATTTTCTGATACTTAG
- a CDS encoding 3-deoxy-7-phosphoheptulonate synthase translates to MKPTANLRILEQHNLIPPSVIMEENPLTDQACEVVVRTRSEISDIIHGKDNKRMLVVVGPCSVHDIGAVMEYASKLKPKIEEFKNELLIVMRVYFEKPRTTVGWKGLINDPDLDGSFHINKGLQLARKLLLDLNNMGIPCGTEFLDVISPQYIADLVAWGAIGARTTESQVHRELASGLSAPIGFKNGTDGNVQIAVDAIRSASSSHHFLSVTNQGSSAIFRTAGNKDTHVILRGGNKGPNFDEASVKEVGSQIEKAGLPPKVMVDCSHGNSQKDFRKQPAVIDAVAEQFANGSNYILGVMIESHLKEGNQSIDAKPLTYGQSITDACVSWETTVPMLERLAESAKKRK, encoded by the coding sequence ATGAAACCTACAGCCAATTTAAGAATTTTAGAACAACATAATCTGATCCCTCCTTCCGTAATTATGGAAGAAAATCCTTTGACCGATCAAGCATGTGAAGTGGTTGTTCGCACCAGAAGTGAAATTTCTGATATCATCCATGGCAAAGACAACAAGCGAATGTTAGTCGTTGTTGGACCATGTTCAGTTCACGACATTGGTGCCGTGATGGAATATGCATCCAAACTCAAACCAAAAATCGAAGAATTCAAAAACGAACTTCTGATTGTGATGAGAGTATACTTTGAAAAACCAAGAACTACTGTAGGTTGGAAAGGTCTCATCAATGATCCAGATTTGGACGGATCTTTTCATATCAACAAAGGCCTCCAACTGGCTCGTAAACTTTTGTTAGATTTGAACAATATGGGAATCCCTTGTGGAACCGAATTTTTAGATGTGATTTCCCCACAGTACATTGCAGATCTAGTTGCCTGGGGTGCTATTGGGGCAAGAACTACAGAAAGCCAAGTGCACCGTGAATTGGCATCAGGACTTTCTGCACCTATTGGTTTTAAAAATGGAACCGATGGAAATGTTCAAATTGCAGTGGATGCCATTCGTTCCGCAAGTTCTAGCCATCATTTCCTTTCTGTTACCAACCAAGGAAGTAGTGCCATCTTTCGAACAGCTGGAAACAAAGACACTCACGTGATTTTACGTGGAGGAAACAAAGGACCTAACTTTGATGAGGCGTCTGTAAAAGAGGTTGGATCACAAATTGAAAAAGCTGGTCTTCCTCCGAAAGTAATGGTGGATTGTTCTCACGGAAATAGCCAAAAAGATTTTCGAAAACAACCAGCTGTGATCGATGCTGTGGCAGAACAATTTGCCAATGGTAGTAACTACATCTTAGGTGTGATGATTGAAAGCCACTTAAAAGAAGGAAACCAGTCCATTGATGCAAAACCTCTGACTTATGGGCAGTCCATCACAGATGCTTGTGTTTCTTGGGAAACGACTGTTCCTATGCTCGAAAGATTGGCGGAATCAGCAAAAAAGAGAAAATAA
- a CDS encoding rhodanese-like domain-containing protein, with amino-acid sequence MVPEIDVVSFKKRLDARAEGKDDFFVLDVRNPNEQQIALVPGTDKLIPVSELAARIEEIKNQIDKEILVYCRSGGRSGMACGILAQAGFKSYKNVAGGTLAYSDLVDPSMQKY; translated from the coding sequence ATGGTACCGGAAATTGATGTAGTAAGTTTTAAAAAACGATTGGATGCACGTGCAGAAGGAAAGGATGATTTTTTTGTATTGGATGTAAGAAATCCTAACGAACAACAAATTGCCCTAGTTCCTGGCACAGACAAACTCATTCCCGTTAGTGAACTTGCTGCTCGTATCGAAGAAATCAAAAACCAAATCGATAAAGAAATTTTAGTGTACTGTCGTTCGGGCGGAAGGTCTGGAATGGCCTGTGGAATTTTAGCCCAAGCTGGGTTTAAATCTTACAAAAACGTAGCTGGTGGAACTCTTGCTTATTCTGACTTAGTCGATCCTTCCATGCAAAAGTATTAA